The DNA sequence ATAGCACCAGAATTTGAAATTACCCAGGAAAGAAATCCAATAGGAGGAAACTGGACCAGGATAGTGAAGTCAAAATTATACGATGAATCTATATTTGCGGTATACAAATCGGGGGAGATTCCTGTCTCGAACCTCGCATTGAGGGTAGCGGAGGGGATTTATGAGGCCAGGACATACAACCCGGTGGCGGAGAGTTTAGAACGAGAGGAGCGTAAACATTGGCTGGCTCACACCATGAGAATCCATAACCTTAATGGGCGCCTTCTCACAGTAACTAATATTTTTCCCGAGAGTTTTGGAAATACGCCGATTAAGATGCTTTCGGACGCTTCAGAGAAGTTTCCGGATTGGAAGATTCGTATAAACGCTTTTAGGAAATTCAACGAGAATCCCGGAACATCTTAAGAACTCCTTCGCCCCTGCAGGTTAGCTGAACATTCATGAAGCTGTCATTACTCTCTGATGCATGGCGAAATAGGGCGAAATCTACACCTATCCGCTTAACAGGTTCATTTCTATATTCGGAATCCTTATTATCTGTTTTATACTAGCTTATTCATGGTACAGGCAGTAAATTCACAGAAACTCCAGAAGATGGGTCCTTATTCACATGCTGTTATCTCTGGAGGTTTTGTTTTCCTGTCTGGACAGACTGGAAATGTCTCCGGCGCGCAAACCACATTTGAAACACAGTTTCAAAATACCGTTGAAAAAATTTCCGACATACTGAAACTTTGTGAATCATCCCTAGATTTTGTTGTTAAGTGCAATGTTTATCTCTCTGATGCCAAGAATTTTCAGAAGATGAATGAGTTATACGCAGTTCAATTCACGAAGAACCCGCCGGCCAGAACAACTCTAGTCACGGGATTTGTATCTCCTGAAGTGCTTCTTGAAATGGATGTTGTTGCGGAAATTCCGAAGCAGAAAACCAGTGCGTCCAACCAATGGCCATTCACATGAGATTGGGCAGCAATTACCGTAAGAACGGGCGCTTCAGTTCATAATTCAGGAAATAATAATCTAGGAAGCATTCACCAGACAGGTCCGCCGAAATTCGCTGTAGTGAACTATAAAGAGATGTGATCAAGATAATCGACGGGAAAAATTCCCAACGGACGATGAGTATGTCAGGCGTTTCAGTACAGTGTTCATTTTCTCACAAATTACCATTTTTTTACTCACATAGTAGCGTGAAGTCCCATATTTTTCTGCAAGGCCAATAACTCATAGCTGTGAAATATGAGAAAGCTGATATTTTTAGCGAAATATTGATGGAAATGGAAAATATAGAAACTAAAGAAGCGTTAAACGGCGGTTAGATAGGCAACAAATATCCGGTAATTCACTTCAGTCTGTGGTTGCCCTTTGGAACATAGTCGAAGAAACTCTCGACCGTATCACCTGACGACCATTCGGAGCGAATCCTCGTCTTTTTCTCCGCCCTGCGCATTTCAGAGAGTAGTGCCTTGTTTAGTTCTCTAGCACTCTCTCC is a window from the Thermoplasmatales archaeon genome containing:
- a CDS encoding RutC family protein; amino-acid sequence: MVQAVNSQKLQKMGPYSHAVISGGFVFLSGQTGNVSGAQTTFETQFQNTVEKISDILKLCESSLDFVVKCNVYLSDAKNFQKMNELYAVQFTKNPPARTTLVTGFVSPEVLLEMDVVAEIPKQKTSASNQWPFT